The Chitinophaga pinensis DSM 2588 region CGCGATCAATACGATTACGATCATTGTTCCGAAAGCCGCACTGGAAAAGTCCCTCAGCGGTAAACTGGCAGTAAAATAAGTAAGCGGATAACGCAGTAAAAGCTGCCGGTCCCTTGCAGATCACTATACATAAACGGATCAATACAGATCCTGACCATGAAAAAGGGCAGCCTTGTGAAATCACAAGACTGCCCTTTTTCATGGTCATTTGTTTGAGGGAAACAGCGTATTAAAAATGCTACATACAATATCCCTATCAGGGAAAATCCTTTATATGGTGTCTGCTCACAACAATGACTTACTATCAGTCACTGCCGCTGCAGATCATTATTATTTCAATGGGCCTGAGGAAGGCATACCACCCAAATTTCTTTACCTCACCACCTCAAACGCCTTATAATTTTGCAAAGGCGCCACCGTAATCACCAGTTCAGTGACCTTTGCAAAAGGCGGCCCCTGCCGGCACCAGGCTATAAATGACTCCATAGTGTGTTCATCTCCTTCCGCAGTAATAAACACATTACCGTCAGGTAAATTCTTTACCTCGCCTGTGATACCGAGATCATCGGCAGTATGCTTGGCACTGGCTCTGAAATATACGCCCTGTACCCTGCCTTTCACCAGGATTTCCTT contains the following coding sequences:
- a CDS encoding acylphosphatase, producing MEKIHKEILVKGRVQGVYFRASAKHTADDLGITGEVKNLPDGNVFITAEGDEHTMESFIAWCRQGPPFAKVTELVITVAPLQNYKAFEVVR